One Aegilops tauschii subsp. strangulata cultivar AL8/78 chromosome 2, Aet v6.0, whole genome shotgun sequence genomic window, ccggtactaatgcctcaaaccccattagtaccggttggtggctcgaaccgggactaaaggtctaacctttagtaccggttggtgccatgaaccggtactaatgggcatcgcaccctttagtcccggttcgtggcaccaaccgggactgaaggtctcatttgaaccgggactaatgctcacattagtcccggttcgtaatgcaaccgggattaatgctcttttctggccgaaccaaaggcctgttttctactagtgtagccTACAACGTAACCCAACCTTGCCTTGTTTGTTCTTGGTTAGGAGGATCATTTTCTGCCAAGAGCTTCTACTGCATGATGCACAAGCACATGCCCACTGATGAACCTTGCAAATGGATATGACAGTGCACCATGAAGATCAAGATCTTTGCTTAGATCCTATTGCTTTATCGGTTGAACGCTCGGAACATGCTTCTTAGAAGGCACTGGCATTCTCCTCGGGATGAAACCCATTGTGCTCACATGAGGAAAGAGACCACTTATTATTCTCCTATAATTTGAGTCAAAGGATTTGGATTTATTTGTAGATTGGTTGGAGCCCTTGACGAAACACTAGACAATGTATTGATGCTGCCTGTAAACGATTTTGGACACCCTTTGTTTCTTTGAAGTGGTGTTCTCTTGGAACTAATATTTATATTATTCAAAATGGCAAGATCTTCGTAGTGGAGAGGCCAACCTTTCCCGCTTGGTTTTGTTAATTTGTACAAGACATCTCTTCTTGCACATAGAGTTAAGGCTTGTATCAAACCAAAGCTCCTCGTTTGGATTAGTAACCTCCATAGAGAAATAGGTAAGTAGGTAAGtgttgtttttccttttttccttggTTTCTTTTGTAAATATTTTTGCTTCCTTTTGTTTTCATGGAATAAAGGACTGTAGAGCTGTTGCTCCATAGTAGTTACAAAAATCCGAGATTTTTCTTGATTTTCACTAGTATGATTACAATCCTTCACAAATAGCTCATGCAAAAGTTCCATAATAAGTTTTGAGTACTGTTGCTATATTAAGTTCAGTTAGATGCTTATTATACTGACCAACAAAAGTTCTTTAGTAAGGGTCTCTGAGAAGAATATGTTTCATTCTATTCTACTAGCAAAAACCGATGAAGATGGTGGTAGTTACATGGAAAAGAAACCACAATTTTTTTTTGGAACTCAATTTTTTGAATTGATATAagtaaaaaaactgaaatttgaattgccaatcaggaaatcttaaTGTCAAATACTGAATTCTCCACCAACTAGCTGTGAGACATATCCATAGCAGTGCCAAATAAACAAAGTTTTCCGAGAATTAACAGCAGGACAATGGTCCGCTTGTTGTATATAATAAATATCACACTGGTGTTGTATATGTGTAGCCGGTGCTAGAATTTACATATGCATGCTCCACAACCTATGTTCGTACAAACATAGATCATACAGAATGAAAAATATGCTCTGGTCGGAAAGCAGAGTCGTGGACAAAAGTGAAGTTCACAAAAGACCTTCATACATAGGCCATTGTTTCAACTTGTAGTTTAGGCCTTGCCGGACTCCTCGCAACCTGGTGGCCTAAAGGCGATGAAGCTGACGCACTGCACCTGGCGCAGGTTGTCGAAGCCGATGACGCGGACATAGGCGTCAGGGTACTCCTTCTTGACCTCCTCCACCTCGTTGAGCACCTGCGTGGCGTCGGTGCACCCGAACATAGGCAGCTTTCACATTGTCCAGTATCGGCCGTCGTAGTACCCGGGGGAGCTGTTGTGCTCACGGAAGACGAAGCCAACCTTGCTGAACTCGAGGCAGGGCACCCACTTTGAGCGGATCAGGTAGTCGACCTGCTTCAGGAGGGCCTCCGTGGAGAGGGGTGGCAAGTAAGACAGGGTCTCGAACTTCTTGATGCCCTCAATCGGCCACACCTGAATGAATGGAAATAATTATGGAATGCACACAACTGCTTAACACTTGGTGCTAGTAAATTGTACGTACTGAGGAAGAAACTCATATAAGTTTTGTGCCTCGACATACCTGCATGCACCTGATCCTTCCGCCATTGCTGACGCTGCCGAGGCTGCCGCTGGAGCGGCGGCTGACGGGCAGACCGGCTGTGGACTTGAGCCCCTGGAAGGGTGCGACGGTGGTAGCCGACGAAGCCATCACGGCGGGGGCCATGGTATTGTATTATCGGAGGAGAGGAGGATGCCGGCTACAGGTGAGGCCCCCATTGCCGGGTCACTACGGTATATATAGCCAGACACTTAGCGCCGTTTCTTTGGTACAGATGTGGTTGGGGTGGCTGACGTTCTCTGGTTGCCTCGTTTCCTTATCTTCTCCGGATCAGTGGAAGAAGCATGGCCGTCGGATGCGTTGTGTGTGCTGGAAATTTCAGTCCTTCATGTCATTGGGTGGCTGCCACACAACCTTTTTCCAGCTTTTCTTGTTTTTGGTTTCATTTAAAGCCAAAAGTTTCTTGAGTACAAATTTTCTGAGATGCGACTTGAGTGGTGCGGGCAAAATATTTTACATTTTATCATAAGATCTGATGGCTCACTCTCTCGAAAGTATGCCCATAGGCGTAGAGTGTGCGTGTGTGCATTTATAGGGGTTGTTGTATATGTGTGTATGTGAACGTCTACATTTGTACACCGTTTCtcaaaataaaatatatgttttGTTGGTACAATTAATTGAACTAGCATAGTAACCGTCCACACGCAGAACAAGTTCTTTCCCCTCTCACAAGGCAACTATTGAAAGCTTTCCACCCCTCTATATCCGCCAGTGAGCCTATGGATCCGCCTCCCCTCTGCCGGAAGGGGGATTCCTGGTGCCTCAGCTCTGGCTAATAGATAAGTAGGGTTTTAGTCCTCATAGGTGAGGCTCTTGGACGGATGGCAGCCCTTCTTCTTCGAGCCAATCTTTCGGGATCCGATCCTCTTCAAGTTCCTCTGTCTAGGGAGCTCCGACGTAGATTCTTGCCAGCTCCTCAGGCGGCGAGGTTAGAATTTCTCGTCATGCGTATGCACAATGAGATTTGTGTCAGGTTCTTTAGATCGATTCAGGGATTCAACAGCGGCGACTGCGGCTCCAGAGCACTAGTCCttaggggcacgtgcatgaagacttcctggctgtcatcgacaaggtcaagGTAGCTCTAGAGTGGGAGCAACGACAACGGTGCGTTAGTGGCTCGTCTCTGTGTGTAGGAACGAAAAGAAAGCCCTATATCTCGACTTTTTGACAACTCTCTGTGACAATGGGATTGAGCTACTCCATACCTTGTTTTGAACACTACTGGGTAGGAACGAAAAGCTCTATATCTCAACTATTAACACATGTGGCTAAATCTGTACCTTGAATTATAGGATATGCCAATCGGTCAGTGGTGGGCGGTCTCTCACATAACATTGTCTCTCAAGTAGGGCTGCAAATGAGACGAGTTCGAGCGAGTTGGACTTGACTCAGCTCAACTCATATTAAAATCCGAGCAAGCTCAAACTGAGTGAAGCTCAAGGTCAAGCTGTAGAACATGACTCATGCTCAACTTGTAACGATCTCGAGTCGATCTCGAGCTAGTTTCGAGTTAAATGAGATGATAAAATTTATAAATTTTATGACCATTATTCCAACTAGATAAGCACAACATGACATAAAAAAGCACAAAAAATATTATTCCAATCAGAATGATAATACAATTTTCTTTTGAAATGATACAAATTTTGTTAGAAGTAGTTTAACTTATTCTATCACAACCGAAAGTCTAGTATCAACGTAAGATAACGATTCACGACATATATATAATTGCGAAAACATGCTGGGAACTTTTGCTAGAAACAACAAAATATTTAACACATGGTCCACCACGTACCATAATAAGGCCTAAATTTTCTCTACAACTAATTAAGCTTCGATGTTTGTTTGTAAATAAAATGGAGAAAAATCCTGGATGGCACATATGGTATTAAATTATCGTATTTTCATTTATTATATGGCATGATCATTTAACATAATGATATTATGCCGAGCTATCGAGCGAGCCAGTATTGGCTCAAGATCAGCCCGTTTCTCGACTGAGCTATAGAAAGTGTTCGTACTCAACTCGTTTCTTTTCAAGTCGAGTCAAAAATCGAGTCGATCTCGAGCCGCTCACGAGCCTCAAGCTTTTCTTACAGCCCTACTCTCAAGCAGCGTCATGTTGAGACAACTCAATCATCCTACTTTCTATCCCATATCAGCGGCAGATAACAGAAAGACATTAATATCACAAGGCCTGGACCGAAGGCAATAAGTTGTATGGACAACCATGATGCCTAGAATAATTATGTTCCTCTCATGATATCGATGCCCTGGCACCTGGAGGTCTCTCGATTTGCACCTCGAGTTGAACTTCTCCAACTACACCAATTGATCGGATGGCTCCAATCACTAAATTACCGCAAGAGTAAATAATAACATGAAGAGGAAAAACAGGAATAGATGATGCATATCAAATAACCGCTTACTAGCTGACCGACCCATAGCCAACGATTACTCAAATAACATCACATATAAAAGGGTTTAAGAGTTGTTAAAACCCATTATGGAGACTGTGATGGGGGACGAGAAGGGGTATGGGTGAGGGCGGAGTGGCGACGGCGGCGCTTCTCCAGCATTGCCTCCAAGGTTGCAATGATGGAGATGGAGGCTTGCCACAGCCCTCAAGTGTTTTCTTTATGTCGATGGCAGCTAGACGTATGGATCGTGTCCCCGAGTGGCTAGGGTTGGAGGTGTATTTATAAGAACTCTCCCAAAGCCTCCTTCGTTGATGTAGCATCTCTACTTTGATCCAAGTGCTCTACGTGAGCCAAATCTTTCCCAAAACCTCCCTTGATGGCAAAGAAAGTAGTAGGAACAAACCGGGACAAAATCCTCGAAGAATCCCCGTCTGAAAGGGCAACTTTCGGGCTTGTCTAGGCGTAATACGAGCACTGGTACAGCCATTTTTTTATGTATCAAAGGTCGTTGAACGCTTTGGACTCTTTGGTAAAACCGCCGTAACTTTTACATCCGGACTCTATTTTTGACGTTCATGTGCTCGTTGGAATCACGATAACGGCGCCGATGCACCTGTGGTATTACATATTGATTTTGAGCACTTTGGAAAACAACTTTTTTCACTCTCCGAAATGCCCAAGTCTGGTGTCTCGATGTCCTTCGTTTGGATCCTTTTCATTGTGTTAAGTGCGTGAGAGTTCCACATTACGTACAAACACGCAAAGAAAAATAATACTAATAAGAATAAATATTATGCAATGCTCGCGCTGAAAATGTTAAATACTGCCATACTGGAGATCATGCATATGGACATGCAATTGTGGCTCAATGGCACATGCTATACGGAGATAATAGGCGACAAATGAGCTCTAAACGTGTGTAAAAATAGGTGCCATCACTTGGATCAACGAGATATTATCT contains:
- the LOC109754279 gene encoding ribulose bisphosphate carboxylase small subunit, chloroplastic 1-like, which translates into the protein MAPAVMASSATTVAPFQGLKSTAGLPVSRRSSGSLGSVSNGGRIRCMQVWPIEGIKKFETLSYLPPLSTEALLKQVDYLIRSKWVPCLEFSKVGFVFREHNSSPGYYDGRYWTM